GTCTCCTTGTGGTCACTTTATTGAATCAAAATGTGTTTTGGCCAGTAACGTGGTACGGTTTAGTGCATTTTAGTAACATGTTTTAGTAACAAGAgactttaaaaatagttttgtttttgttttttttaaataagcaaatatataaataacctCAGGAAGCATTTTTTGGAATTGTATTCGAATTTGAGATTATGTTACTTTGGGGTCAGTTATAAGCATAGATAGCATTTCTAGGGAGTAAATTCTGTTCCAACCTGTATTCTTAAGTTGAATCCTTATGAGTGATATAAAGATGAGTTAGCCCTTCCTGGCAGATTGCTGTAGATTGAAGCCACATCTGTTATTTTTGTCACCTCCCCAATATCACATCTCTTTTCTGAGTAAATAGGTTGCTTACTGCTCCTCTCACCTCTCTTGAGGATTCAATTCTACCAAATAATTTGAACTCCAGGAttaggagaaaaatagaaattacagGAATGTGTGTTTACAGTATTAATTAAGAAACAGTTTTGAGTGAAACTACACTGACTGTGAATAAAGGCTTTGTACCTTGATGGCAACAAGGCTCCTTTTATTGCCAATGATGGTATTTTTATAAATGATGTCTGAGGTATTAACCTATGCCATTTCATCCCTTCTGGTCCCGTATTAGAGAGAattggaaatgttttgttttctttgcatttgttttgttttctttataaatgAACCCTCTGCACTAACTAGAGAGAGAATAACTTCAAAAAAATAAGAactgaatgacttttttttcagtGTAGGACATTGTAAGGTTTCCTGTGGGACAGGATGGTGGGTGTCATTTTACATCAGTGTTGTtggatataataaaatatattgaactTTTTGAGGAGCACATTAGGTCCTTAAAGTTCAAGTTGAAACTTAATGTTGATGTTTTGCAAATAAGGGTGGAACCAGATGACTTTTCAAGTAGCTTTGTTTTAAACCATCCTAGACAGATGATAATCCATTTGCTTTTTCAAGACCCATGAAGATTACTTATCCACCCCCTCACTGACATTTTCTTGAAAATTTAATGGTCTTTGGTCCTGTTTCTCCATTTTCCTGTTGTTTTCAGAACATCCACATCTTGAAGTTATGTTGGACTTCATtttgagggggaaaggaaagaaaacccaGGTTTAGGAAAGTCTCAACACAGACTTTAATGGGATCAGAGTGAAATTATGGCCCTTCCAATTATACCTTTGAGATTTTGACTCTCATTTTAGTTGTGGGAAACAGGCTACTGCACAAGCATTGTGGAAGGAGTATGGCAACTTAAGTTGCATCTTTTGCAGAAatagctgtgtgtgtgtttgtccttcattgccaaagaagaccatgccatcagagaaatgatgacatgacttgcatttgaccttgttttgagtgagtgagagctgtgcaggtcaccagtctcacttctcctccagagccatctgaatccagtgaccagatattcatcaggatgactggagatgacccaggatgaggcacttggggttaagtgacttgctcagggtcacacagctagtgtcaagtgtctgaggtgagatttgaactcgggtcctcctgactcctgctctggtgctcaatccactgcaccacctagctgccccatttaaataattagagaaacattACTTGCTCATGGGTGTACAGCTGCCTTCCCAGGGAAGGACTGAAGAttatacatttttgttgttgttctaatCATCCTTTCACAACTAAATGGAGAAGAATTAGCCATGAAATCCTCAGAGTTTTGTGCTCATAGTTTTTATTCGTGGTAGAAACAGCTAGGAGGCCATTACCTATTTAAGAACTACCTATATGTAAAATCCAGAAAGTTggtcaaatgaagaaactaaatttCTCTGCTACCATTTAATCTTGTCACACTATTACTGAGAGGTAAAAGTCAATTACACTGATTTTgggttttgaaaaacaaatttttacattTCTAGCCCCAAATAAGTGTTTTACCTCCTCTTAACAGGTTGATTGTCTTCTTTTAAGGCTATGTTCAGTTAAAAGTGGAAGCAAAAAGTTTCCAAAATTGACTCCATAATACAAAATGCTAAGTTAGCTTCTGTAGCCCCTAGTTCTCCTAGGCATGATCATATCTGTATCACAATatgtttctttctccctctgtccactcttctattttcttctcattcccctctcctttcctagCTGTCCATCCCTTTCAAACTTGGTACTATAATCAAACTTCTTTTGATTACACACAATATATTTAGCACTGTATAGACATGATTCCAGTGGACAGGCAGTCTAATTGAGGTTAGTAGGAATAAGGAACCTAGGAAAACGGAATCCTCCAGAGAGTGTTCAGTAGTAgcattttatgactttttttcttgagCATCATATAATCAGTAAATGCCTTCCCAAGAGGAAAAGATGTGAAAGGTGGTAAAGGAAATGACTTGAGCAGAGAAACTTTTCAGCTCTATTTGATCACAGGGAAAGTGTCAGATGAAAGATAATAGGTCCCCTTTAAATCTGTGGCTAGAAAGCCAGTGGCatagctggagaagagaaaaagctaAAAATTAAGTTGGAGGGTTTGAAACAGGCACATAAACATTCTACTGCTCCCCTGTCACTTTGTCTTGATCCTCTTAAAGGGAGGAAATTATGTCATTTGTCTTTATTGAAAACAGCTAGTCACAATCCACAACTATTACTTTTAAATGGATTAAAAAGTTCCAAAATCTTGGCAGCTAGGctgtgaaattattttcccaattgttGATGACTTGAACTTCTATAAACacaggtgatttaaaaaaaaaaaaaaggttgaccACTTGAAGCAGCAATGTATATTCTTaattatctattaaaaaaaatacaggtaGTCTCATTACTCAGGGTGGGATTTTTAGtcagtgttttgtgtgtgtgcatgtgttgggTGTGCATGTTGTTTAGGTGCTTGGTCTTACCCTCACCCCCACTGTATAGAGATGATGGGTCCATCCTTCTGTGTTCACTATAATAGCTTACAGATTCACTGAGAGAGCCTGTGTAGTAatgcttgcttttatttttttctcttccactcttgttttattttttccttttttttctttgtgatgtGACATTTTCAGCTGATGTATTGAAAGCAAAACCTTCTAATTTGGGAGCCCAGATCACAAGAGTGAGTTTTTCTACTAGTGTCTTTAGCTGTAtatcttttttgtgtgtcttttccactctttcccccttcctttcaaCTCAGTAACAATTCAATCACATTTCATCAATATTAGGTAAGAGAATTCCTCTGTCTGTCAAACTTCATCTTTTTCACAAAGCAATGTCCACTTTATATTGGGTCAAACTCCCTTTTTCAGTGTTGTTGTAAGACTGATATGTttgttaatttttggtttttcctATTATCTAGCATATTGAAACTATCTGGGTTCTGTCCCCTTTGAATATTGATGATGATGTGTCATGGCACCATTTAAAAATCGTTTTGGAAAATTACATGATAATCTCCTGGAAGTAAGCTTCCCCCATTCTAGCAAGTCCCTATGTTCAAAATAATGTGACCATTGACAAACTTCTTTGACTTATCTCTGTCCCCCACACACACCTCCCTGTCCCCTGGAGCTTCCTCTCAGGGCATTCTAAGAATGAAATACTACACAAATTGCTGTCTGTTTTCAGCAGACTGACTGAGAGAATGTGGTCAGGTTGGTTAGCTGTGTTCATGCTAGTACTGGGAAGACCTCTCCTGAGACTCCACTAATCAAATGAACAGGAAAAGTTTGTTCAAACTAGAAAGATGGTGCAGCACTTTCTTATAATAAAATGAATTGTACTTTGTAATCATGAGCTCTGTCTCAGAAACTTGTTCCCCATGTAATCTGTACATTGCTTTTCAAGATCTTGTACCTGGGTAATTTTCTGCACTAGCTAatccttttctgttctctttgaCCTATGTTATTAAGACTTCTGTTATGCTCTGtttgtcaaatatttttatactctaAAAGAGCAGACAATTAAACAGTCCCTTTACTTTCAGTGTTCTGAGATTTGCTTGTTGCTTTTGAAATCAACATTTTATTGTGCAATATTGTAAATAACTGCCCTGATTATAAATGCAGATACGTCAATGGCACTGCCAAAATCGATCAACCGTTGTTTACAATGACCTTTGGAAAGTATTGTAATGTGTTCTTGGGGACCAAGAGACTCTCAGCCTTAGCTCAATAACCATTGGTTGGGGGTGGAGTTTCTGGAATCCCAGTTTCTCATTTCCCAGGCTTTTCTAATCCTCTGTACCTACTCTTTCCTTGCTTTCTGTCACCACAGAGGTTGAAAGATCTCAAGCAGAGAGAGTTTGCTCGTAATGTCTCCTCAAGATcaaggaaagatgagaagaagcaggagaaagcTCTGCGACGGCTGCATGAATTGGCAGAGCAGAGAAAGCAAGCTGAATGGTGAGCCCCTCTCTCAAAGGGCCTGGGGTTAGTTGTAAACTGTAACAGGTTCAACGACTAAACATGGTCTTGTCCTTGttccttttcatttgtaaaaaacagAAGGGGTTAGTGGTGGTGTTAGACTGAGGGTGGGGATAGAGGAGGATGACTAACTCTGAGCCTATTCTTCCCCTTTACCTCCAAAATCCCCTTGAGTGAGGCAGAAATTacttttgtcttcattttattgGTGGAGCAACTGAGGGACAAAATGAAGCATTTTTCTAACATactctgtactaagtgctgggtatgggattattaaaaaggaaaatattactaAAGAAGTAGAAAATGCAATCCCATTTCTTGAAGTGGGCTCCCTCTCCTGAGTTAATCATCCAGTATTGTATCTAGTTTGTGAATTTATTACCTTCTTGAATATTTCTGATGTATACATTTTAGGTcctaatgaaggaaggaaaggcctTAGGAGGGATTTTGGAGAAAATCTGTTTTATGAGATCTTGGAACAATATTGAGTTAAATTGTCTTTAAACCGTATCAAACTCTACTCAGTTCTCTGATGACGACTTCTGGAGCCACAGACATTCATTCCTCCAAGGAGTATTGCTGGGGTTCTTACCCAAAATACATTTCAGTCAGCTGATTCCAACttggggttttatttttgttttgtttttgcttaaaaGCATTATGCTGAGCCACCTTTGCAGatcttgttttccagtttttgtttttcctaatgCAGGTCAGAGCTTTCAGTTTTCCCCAAAAGCTTCAGTCCTTTCTGGGGACAGTTTTAGCACTTGGAAATAGAACATAGAGCAGTCTTTGAAGCTAATGCAATCTGGAGCACCAGACTTCTTAAGACTCTTAAGTTGGATGGGGATTTAAGTGACGTGAAGAGGACAGAACAAATTATACAGAAGTTTCCTTTTCACTCAAGTTATGTTCTTGAATAATTTGTAGTGACAGGATTTGTGGTACAGAAACTACAAGGAAGACAATGATCACATGTCTTTTGGCCAGTAGGATCCTTCTCAATGGTCAGGGTCCCCATACTGAAATTCTACTTTTCAGCATTATTAATTGAGTACCTAGCAAATCTTAGAGGAGACCATCTGAATAGATTACATGTGATGTCCAAGAATTAAACAACAAATTCTTGGCCTTTGACCTCAGAGGGCAAACAGCCTTTGCACAGGTAAAACTCTAtagaccttttttttaaaaaatttgaaggaaCAGGAAGAAATGAGATAGAATTCCTCTTCTAAAATTTCTAATACAGCATCCCTGCCACCACTTTGCTGAATGAAATAAGGGCTAGTGGGAACCCTTTGATAAAATTTGGAAGACCATTGACAGCCTATTACAGGTTAGGATAATATTGCATGAGAAAATACCAGGAACAGAAGAGGTTTGGATTAGatcaaaaaacattaaaagagTATAACTTGGTAGAAATGTACATTTTCCactgaggtggggggaaggggtgtAGACAAAGTTAATGGAATTAAATTTTCCCAATCTCTTTTGAGGAAGTTCTTACACTGTAACAGTGAACCAAGTAGGATAATATAGTCTATTATCTACATATTGCTTTTTCTACTAGTGGATGAGCAAAGGCCAGTGAAAGGAAAGGTTTATAAAAACCAGAGTAGAAGATAATAAGTAGTTTGTGAAACTTCTAAAGTGCCCCTACTAactcatctttcctttttccaaatCATTGGGCAGCGCCCTTGGAAGTGGCCCTATGTTTAGACCAACCACAGTTGCTgtagatgaagaaggagaagatgacaAGGATGAGTCAGCTGCCAGTAGTGGCATGGGAGCTTCTGCTTCTTCTGGCCTAAGCGCCGAATTCACCGCAGACAAAGGAGGCCCATTCACCTCAGTACAACCTAGTAGCACTGCTGGTCTGGGACAAGCTCCTGTTTTGGCCCCCCAGGCTGTCAGTTTTGGCATCAAGAATAATTTGGGGACTCCGTTGCAAAAATTaggagtttcattttcttttgccaagaaaactcctgtCAAACTCGAATCAATAGCATCTGTCTTCAAGGACCATGCAGAAGAAGGTAGTTCTGAAGACAGCACAAAAACTGATGAGAAGGGCTCTGACCCAGGAGCATTACAGAAAGTTGGAGACTCTGATGGCAACAGTAATCCTGAAGGcaaaaaggaagatgaagatgCACATGAAAAAGATGGCGGGTCACTTGCCTCAACACTATCCAAGCTTAAAAAAATGAGACGAGAAGATGGCACTGGAGCTGCAGAGCCTGAATATTACCACTACATTCCCCCAGCTCATTGCAAAGTGAAGCCcaacttccctttccttctcttcatgcGAGCCAGTGAACAAATGGAAGCAGATCATAGCACACACCCAAAGAGTACCcctgaaagcaaaaaaaatagtTCTCCCAAGCTTAAGAGTTTCAGCAAGCCAGCATTGAGCCAAGGAGCAGAAAAGGTGGTGATTGAAAACCCTATGCAACAGAAGGAAACACATGTGACTGAATCTTCAGAGCTTAGAGGTAAGACTGAAGCAAAAGAGGGCCAAATAGACCCAAGTGAGCAAAGTGGAGACAGTCAGCAGCTTGAAGAAAATCAAATCCTTGAATCTAGCCCTTTTAAAGAAGCTGCCCAGACTACCCCAGCAAGGAAAGAAGGCTCAGAGGGACCTAAACATCCTACTGGCCCTTTCTTCCCAGTTTTGAGCAAAGATGAAAGCACTGCCCTCCAGTGGCCATCAGAACTGTTAATTTTCACCAAGACAGCACCCTCCATTTCATACAGCTGTAACCCTCTGTACTTTGATTTTAAGTTGTCAAGGAATAAAGATGCCAGAGCAAAAGGGATAGAAAAACCAAAGGATCCAGGAGGCCCCTCAAAGGAACATTTCCAGTGTTCTGATCCTGGGGATGTAAATAAGAACAAGGAAGGGGGTGATACAGATCATAGTTCGGGGGAGAAAACAGATGCTGTGCCCTCGGGGTCAGCATGTAGCAGCCTTCATAGGATGGAACCTGGGGAGAACCATGGGGAAGAAGTGGAGGACAAAGGCAAGAGCCTCCCCAGCAGGAAAGAGCGAGCTGCCAAGTCTCACCgacaaaagaagaagaagaagcacaAAAAGTCCAGCAAACATAAGCGAAAACACAAAGATGATCCTGAAGACAAGGGCTCTAAAACTGAGTCTGGGGAGAAgtccaagaagagaaagaagcgAAAacggaagaaaaataaatcatcagCCCCTGCAGACTCAGAGCGGGGACCTAAACCTGAGCCCCCAGGGAGTGGCAGCCCTGCGCCCCCCAGGAGGCGTCGGCGGACACAGGAAGATTCCCAGAGGAGAGCACTTCCAACTGATGAGGGGAGTAGCAGCAAGAAGGAAGATgggggtggtggcagcagcagtgccCAGGACCATGGTGGCAAAAAGCATCGAGCTGACCCACCTCCATCTGCCTGCCAGCGAAGAATGGGTGCTAAACGAAGGAGCAGCCAGCCCAGCAGTGGAGATGAGAGTGATACAGCTTCATCACGCAGGCAGCACCAGAAATCTCCATCCCAGGacagtgaggatgatgatgaagacTCTGGCAGTGAACACTCCCGGAGCTGTTCTCGGTCTGGCCGGCGCCATTCTTCCCGCCACTCATCCCGACGGTCCTATTCAAGCAGCTCAGATGCTTCTACAGACCAGAGCTGCTACAGCCGGCAACGTAGTTACTCAGATGACAGCTATAGTGACTATAGTGACCGGTCACGAAGACATTCAAAGCGTTCTCATGACTCAGAGGATGACTCAGATTATGCCAGCTCAAAACATCGGTCCAAGAGGCACAAATACTCATCCTCTGAAGATGACTATAGCCTCAGCTGTAGCCAATCACGAAGCCGGTCACGGAGTCATACTAGAGAGCGATCTAGGTCCAGGAGCAGGGGTCGGAGTCGGAGCCGAAGCAGCAGCTGTAGTCGCAGTCGGAGCAAACGAAGAAGCCGGAGTACTACAGCCCACAGCTGGCAGAGGAGTCGGAGCTATAGCCGGGACCGTAGCCGCAGCACACGAAGCCCCTCCCAGAGATCAGATTCCAGAAAGGGCTCAAGAGGTCATGAAAGCCCTGAGGAGAGACGATCAGGTCGCAGAGATTTCATCCGTTCTAAGATCTATCGCTCCCAGTCCCCACACTACTATCGGTCAGGTCGAGCTGAGGGGTCTGGAAAGAAAGATGGGAGAGGGGATGACAGTAAAGGGTCTGAGCCACCTTCCCAGAATAGCACTGGCCAAGCAAGGATGTCTGATGGTGATTATAGCCCAGAAGATAAAAATTCAGTCACTGCTAAGCTTTTATTAGAGAAGATTCAATCAAGGAAAGTTGAGAGAAAGCCAAGTCTAAGTGAAGAGGTACTAGTTATCCCAAACAAGGTAGGGCTCAAATTGAAAGATCCCCCACAGGGTTACTTTGGGCCTAAGCTCCCACCCTCCCTTGGCAATAAGTCAGTTCTCCCATTGATTGGGAAGCTCCCAGCCACTCGCAAACCAAACACCAAAAAATGTGAAGAGTCTGGCTTGGAGCGGGGTGATGAGCAAGAACAGTCAGAGACAGAGGAGGGGCCCCTGGGCATTACAGAGGCCCCATATGGACACCAGTGCCCTTTGGAAGACACAGCAAGACCTATATCAGACCCACTTCCTGAAGAGCCAAAGCCTGAAGAAGGCGCTGCTGAACACTCCACAGCTCCTTTAACCACCCCAGCACTCTCTAACTGCTATCCTGGGGATCCCACCATACCCCACAACTACCTCCCTGAGCCCAGTGATGGGGATGCCCTGGAGCATCTGGACAGGGCAAGTCAGTCTATACCCAGTGAATCCAGTGCCCTCCCTTTAGTCCCAGACATGGAGCACTTCCCCAGCTATGCACCTCCTAGTGGAGAACCCAGCGTTGAATCTCCTGATGGGGCTGACGATGCCTCACTGGCCCCCCTAGAGAGTCAGCCCATCACTTTCACCCcagaagagatggagaaatataGCAAGCTCCAGCAGGCAGCCCAGCAGCATATCCAGCAGCAGCTCCTGGCCAAACAAGTGAAGGCTTTCCCAGCCTCAGCAGCACTGGCTCCTGCAACACCTGCTCTTCAGCCTATCCACATTCAGCAACCTGCCACGGCCTCAGCCACTTCAATCACCACAGTGCAGCATGCCATCCTACAACACCacgctgctgccgctgctgctgccatCGGCATCCACCCTCATCCCCATCCCCAACCCCTTGCCCAGGTGCACCACATTCCCCAACCCCACCTGACCCCCATCTCCTTGTCTCACCTCACTCACTCAATTATCCCTGGCCACCCCGCCACCTTTCTTGCCAGTCATCCCATCCACATCATTCCTGCTTCTGCTATCCACCCAGGGCCTTTTACCTTTCACCCAGTCCCCCATGCAGCTCTCTATCCCACACTTCTAGCTCCACGCCCTGCTGCAGCAGCTGCCACTGCTCTCCACCTCCACCCACTACTGCACCCCATTTTCTCAGGTCAGGACCTGCAGCATCCACCTAGCCATGGTACATGAGTGGATACAGAGGGGGAGGGAcaagtggggagaggaggagtgaTGACACCTGAATATCTTGAAGAGAAGAGGGCTGAGCCATTGGAACCAGTAAGTGGAAATTGGGGTGGGGAATTTTCTTTTGACAGCCAAAGAAATGAGTCTTGGCTTGCAGGAATGGTTTGGGATATGAGGTTTGCATTGGGCTTAATATcagggattttttctttctttttcatttcccatttcctcttcccttccctttcttcccccccctTTGTATTTTCAACACAAAGAACATCTCCAAGTGTTGTCCCACTTCCTTTGTAGCAGCATCTCCTCGCTGAAAATCTTGTTAACCCCTCCTCAcccccattccccccccccccattcccttccTGGTCTTTGCCGCTCTGCCCTGTCTTAAAAATTTATAACTAGCATTTCCTCCTTTCTAGCCAATGGGTTGTCAACTAGAGCACTTGTAATAGACCCAGCTGTTCCATTCCCTGTCAGCAGTGCCAGGGACAAACTGAATTTTCCCTAATGGGCAGTGGTGACATTTGTTTGAAAAGCATCGATACCTTGGGTTGGGTTACTTGGTGACTGATCCCATGGTGACGTGACATTGTCCCAGTTATGAGGTGGGAAAAGAGGTGTTTGGCCTGGACACCAAACTGTAGTTAGGTCCACTCTTCGTCTAAACAGAGAAAATCATTCCTCACCTTAAAAGAGTCATCTTCACAGCCCAGAAAAGAAGATTCTGTCATGTATTGGGTGTTGTGGAACATGGCGTCCCCTGTATGCTTCCCCAGAGAGGAGCTTGAGTGTCTAAAGGGTATTCTTTCTTCTGTCATGTTGATGTTTCCTTCTTAAtttataggaattttttttttaatgtaaagaaTTGCACTGAACTCTGTAAACGTAAATGCTGCTTTTTGTAGCTCATGAAAAAAGGTTCCATATTTGTAGTATACTGCAATAATATTTTTTACAGCCAACTCTAAGTGATCCTTGTTCTGGTGGCTTTGTGTAAATATGTTTGCTGTAGTTTAAGACACTTTTAAAGGTTGCAaaatgagaacaaaataaaataaaaacaaatttgtttTCTGCTAGATGCAAAATGACTAAGCATGTATAT
The DNA window shown above is from Notamacropus eugenii isolate mMacEug1 chromosome 2, mMacEug1.pri_v2, whole genome shotgun sequence and carries:
- the GPATCH8 gene encoding G patch domain-containing protein 8 isoform X1, whose protein sequence is MIAPERDCACAAGSGGPGLGRPDCGPGAPRPRFRAVPPRREPASSLSLQRAPCRRGRRLGRGKGAVGGASAGASEPASYSSSSSSGEELHGGKMADRFSRFNEDRDFQGNHFDQYEEGHLEIEQASLDKPIESDNIGHRLLQKHGWKLGQGLGKSLQGRTDPIPIVVKYDVMGMGRMEMELDYAEDATERRRVLEVEKEDTEELRQKYKDYVDKEKAIAKALEDLRANFYCELCDKQYQKHQEFDNHINSYDHAHKQRLKDLKQREFARNVSSRSRKDEKKQEKALRRLHELAEQRKQAECALGSGPMFRPTTVAVDEEGEDDKDESAASSGMGASASSGLSAEFTADKGGPFTSVQPSSTAGLGQAPVLAPQAVSFGIKNNLGTPLQKLGVSFSFAKKTPVKLESIASVFKDHAEEGSSEDSTKTDEKGSDPGALQKVGDSDGNSNPEGKKEDEDAHEKDGGSLASTLSKLKKMRREDGTGAAEPEYYHYIPPAHCKVKPNFPFLLFMRASEQMEADHSTHPKSTPESKKNSSPKLKSFSKPALSQGAEKVVIENPMQQKETHVTESSELRGKTEAKEGQIDPSEQSGDSQQLEENQILESSPFKEAAQTTPARKEGSEGPKHPTGPFFPVLSKDESTALQWPSELLIFTKTAPSISYSCNPLYFDFKLSRNKDARAKGIEKPKDPGGPSKEHFQCSDPGDVNKNKEGGDTDHSSGEKTDAVPSGSACSSLHRMEPGENHGEEVEDKGKSLPSRKERAAKSHRQKKKKKHKKSSKHKRKHKDDPEDKGSKTESGEKSKKRKKRKRKKNKSSAPADSERGPKPEPPGSGSPAPPRRRRRTQEDSQRRALPTDEGSSSKKEDGGGGSSSAQDHGGKKHRADPPPSACQRRMGAKRRSSQPSSGDESDTASSRRQHQKSPSQDSEDDDEDSGSEHSRSCSRSGRRHSSRHSSRRSYSSSSDASTDQSCYSRQRSYSDDSYSDYSDRSRRHSKRSHDSEDDSDYASSKHRSKRHKYSSSEDDYSLSCSQSRSRSRSHTRERSRSRSRGRSRSRSSSCSRSRSKRRSRSTTAHSWQRSRSYSRDRSRSTRSPSQRSDSRKGSRGHESPEERRSGRRDFIRSKIYRSQSPHYYRSGRAEGSGKKDGRGDDSKGSEPPSQNSTGQARMSDGDYSPEDKNSVTAKLLLEKIQSRKVERKPSLSEEVLVIPNKVGLKLKDPPQGYFGPKLPPSLGNKSVLPLIGKLPATRKPNTKKCEESGLERGDEQEQSETEEGPLGITEAPYGHQCPLEDTARPISDPLPEEPKPEEGAAEHSTAPLTTPALSNCYPGDPTIPHNYLPEPSDGDALEHLDRASQSIPSESSALPLVPDMEHFPSYAPPSGEPSVESPDGADDASLAPLESQPITFTPEEMEKYSKLQQAAQQHIQQQLLAKQVKAFPASAALAPATPALQPIHIQQPATASATSITTVQHAILQHHAAAAAAAIGIHPHPHPQPLAQVHHIPQPHLTPISLSHLTHSIIPGHPATFLASHPIHIIPASAIHPGPFTFHPVPHAALYPTLLAPRPAAAAATALHLHPLLHPIFSGQDLQHPPSHGT
- the GPATCH8 gene encoding G patch domain-containing protein 8 isoform X2, which gives rise to MGMGRMEMELDYAEDATERRRVLEVEKEDTEELRQKYKDYVDKEKAIAKALEDLRANFYCELCDKQYQKHQEFDNHINSYDHAHKQRLKDLKQREFARNVSSRSRKDEKKQEKALRRLHELAEQRKQAECALGSGPMFRPTTVAVDEEGEDDKDESAASSGMGASASSGLSAEFTADKGGPFTSVQPSSTAGLGQAPVLAPQAVSFGIKNNLGTPLQKLGVSFSFAKKTPVKLESIASVFKDHAEEGSSEDSTKTDEKGSDPGALQKVGDSDGNSNPEGKKEDEDAHEKDGGSLASTLSKLKKMRREDGTGAAEPEYYHYIPPAHCKVKPNFPFLLFMRASEQMEADHSTHPKSTPESKKNSSPKLKSFSKPALSQGAEKVVIENPMQQKETHVTESSELRGKTEAKEGQIDPSEQSGDSQQLEENQILESSPFKEAAQTTPARKEGSEGPKHPTGPFFPVLSKDESTALQWPSELLIFTKTAPSISYSCNPLYFDFKLSRNKDARAKGIEKPKDPGGPSKEHFQCSDPGDVNKNKEGGDTDHSSGEKTDAVPSGSACSSLHRMEPGENHGEEVEDKGKSLPSRKERAAKSHRQKKKKKHKKSSKHKRKHKDDPEDKGSKTESGEKSKKRKKRKRKKNKSSAPADSERGPKPEPPGSGSPAPPRRRRRTQEDSQRRALPTDEGSSSKKEDGGGGSSSAQDHGGKKHRADPPPSACQRRMGAKRRSSQPSSGDESDTASSRRQHQKSPSQDSEDDDEDSGSEHSRSCSRSGRRHSSRHSSRRSYSSSSDASTDQSCYSRQRSYSDDSYSDYSDRSRRHSKRSHDSEDDSDYASSKHRSKRHKYSSSEDDYSLSCSQSRSRSRSHTRERSRSRSRGRSRSRSSSCSRSRSKRRSRSTTAHSWQRSRSYSRDRSRSTRSPSQRSDSRKGSRGHESPEERRSGRRDFIRSKIYRSQSPHYYRSGRAEGSGKKDGRGDDSKGSEPPSQNSTGQARMSDGDYSPEDKNSVTAKLLLEKIQSRKVERKPSLSEEVLVIPNKVGLKLKDPPQGYFGPKLPPSLGNKSVLPLIGKLPATRKPNTKKCEESGLERGDEQEQSETEEGPLGITEAPYGHQCPLEDTARPISDPLPEEPKPEEGAAEHSTAPLTTPALSNCYPGDPTIPHNYLPEPSDGDALEHLDRASQSIPSESSALPLVPDMEHFPSYAPPSGEPSVESPDGADDASLAPLESQPITFTPEEMEKYSKLQQAAQQHIQQQLLAKQVKAFPASAALAPATPALQPIHIQQPATASATSITTVQHAILQHHAAAAAAAIGIHPHPHPQPLAQVHHIPQPHLTPISLSHLTHSIIPGHPATFLASHPIHIIPASAIHPGPFTFHPVPHAALYPTLLAPRPAAAAATALHLHPLLHPIFSGQDLQHPPSHGT